Proteins co-encoded in one Arachis hypogaea cultivar Tifrunner chromosome 13, arahy.Tifrunner.gnm2.J5K5, whole genome shotgun sequence genomic window:
- the LOC140178086 gene encoding uncharacterized protein — translation MSRKVSCILYRYPISVFGRFVQFQTKYITDEASMQEMFSMYIKSRSQILFIELYIEFEQSEADQKIEQEDYDSDSEKEFESNYEAVCIDGDEDQADGTVEAEVANALANQHRFEEPSFMRALDLEVMHAPEFPEPDLFVADGEFVMGMEFSSREAIIAAMKDYTIRKGVDYRVYESEPLTFYAKCTQYGSGCDWLIRVSMIRRKYLGYKKV, via the exons ATGTCAAGGAAAGTGTCATGCATTTTATATAGGTATCCTATATCGGTATTTGGTAGATTtgttcaatttcaaaccaaatatataACTGATGAAGCAAgtatgcaagagatgttttcaatgtatattaaAAGTCGTTCTCAAATATTGTTCATTGAGTTGtacattgagtttgaacaatctgaAGCAGATCAAAAAATTGAACAGGAAGATTATGATAGTGATAGTGAGAAAGAGTTTGAAAGCAACTACGAAGCCGTTTGTATAGATGGAGACGAAGATCAAGCTGATGGCACTGTAGAGGCAGAAGTAgcaaatgcactagcaaaccAACATCGGTTTGAGGAACCATCTTTCATGCGTGCGCTAGATTTGGAGGTTATGCATGCACCAGAATTTCCTGAACCAG ATTTGTTTGTGGCGGATGGTGAATTTGTCATGGGAATGGAATTTAGTTCCAGAGAAGCAATCATTGCGGcgatgaaagattataccatccgTAAAGGTGTAGACTATCGGGTGTATGAATCGGAAccgttgacattttatgccaagtgtacacAATATGGGTCAGGTTGTGATTGGCTGATCAGGGTTAGCATGATTCGCAGAAAGTATTTGGGTTATAAAAaggtataa
- the LOC114927501 gene encoding uncharacterized protein, giving the protein MECINSILKGACNLPVTTLVKETFYKLNELFTRKRIEVEDRISAGHIFSEHVTSKLHANQRASVNIQVNCFDRQSQVFEVREMPNGVEYNVDLGRQWCDCGEFQVDRIPCRHVFACCANRRLDWQVYVHEVYKMDQVRRVYRVRFRPLGDPATWPAYHGPRFVPNPFLRRVTKGCPKNDTLLE; this is encoded by the coding sequence ATGGAGTGCATCAATTCAATCTTGAAAGGTGCTTGTAATCTCCCTGTGACTACACTAGTAAAGGAAACCTTTTACAAGCTTAATGAGTTATTTACCAGGAAAAGAATTGAGGTTGAGGATCGCATTAGTGCTGGTCATATTTTTTCTGAGCATGTGACCTCAAAATTGCATGCAAACCAACGTGCATCAGTGAATATCCAGGTTAATTGTTTTGACAGGCAGAGCCAGGTATTTGAAGTGCGTGAGATGCCTAATGGGGTGGAGTACAATGTTGACTTAGGTCGTCAATGGTGTGACTGCGGCGAATTTCAAGTGGACCGAATTCCATGTCGACATGTATTTGCTTGTTGTGCGAACCGACGACTAGATTGGCAAGTGTATGTTCATGAAGTTTATAAGATGGACCAAGTTCGAAGAGTATACAGAGTTAGGTTTAGGCCTCTAGGAGATCCCGCAACATGGCCTGCTTACCATGGACCTCGATTTGTACCAAATCCATTCCTCAGACGAGTTACAAAAGGTTGCCCAAAAAATGACACGCTTCTTGAATGA
- the LOC112792619 gene encoding cysteine proteinase inhibitor B, which produces MTLTILLVTVTSLSIGAESYRGMVGGRKEIENVKGNEEVQELGKFSVDEYNQRLKLKKEEEEGLEFVEVVGAESQVVAGIKYYLKISAIQNGSPRMFDSEVVVKPWLRCKKLLNFAPTSQ; this is translated from the coding sequence ATGACGTTGACGATACTCCTGGTCACCGTGACTTCCTTATCCATCGGTGCGGAATCGTACAGGGGAATGGTTGGGGGGAGGAAGGAGATCGAGAACGTGAAGGGGAACGAGGAGGTTCAGGAGCTTGGGAAGTTCTCGGTGGATGAGTACAACCAGAGGCTGAAgctgaagaaggaagaggaggaagggTTAGAATTCGTGGAGGTGGTGGGGGCGGAGTCGCAGGTCGTTGCTGGGATCAAGTACTACCTCAAGATCTCTGCCATTCAGAATGGATCTCCAAGGATGTTCGATTCAGAAGTGGTGGTCAAGCCATGGCTCCGTTGCAAGAAGCTTCTCAATTTCGCTCCTACTTCTCAGTGA